In candidate division WOR-3 bacterium, a genomic segment contains:
- a CDS encoding type VI secretion system ATPase TssH produces the protein NIGSEIITENLKNGSFDYEQVKKDVYQILQHRVKPEFLNRVDEIIVFKPLEFEEIKAIVELELNKVVKKVKEFGYEIDFTENLKDYLGHEGFDPMYGARPLRRAIQRLIENPLSRNIIAGKFQKGQKITADISEGKVVFK, from the coding sequence AATATCGGCAGTGAGATCATCACGGAAAATTTGAAGAACGGCTCTTTTGATTATGAACAGGTGAAAAAGGATGTTTATCAGATTCTCCAGCACCGCGTGAAGCCGGAATTTCTCAACCGTGTCGACGAAATAATCGTATTCAAACCTCTTGAATTTGAAGAGATCAAGGCGATCGTCGAGCTTGAACTCAACAAGGTCGTAAAAAAGGTCAAGGAGTTCGGTTATGAGATCGACTTCACGGAAAATTTAAAAGACTATCTCGGCCATGAGGGGTTTGATCCGATGTACGGTGCACGACCCCTGCGTCGGGCAATTCAGAGGTTGATTGAAAATCCGCTTTCACGGAATATCATCGCCGGAAAGTTTCAAAAAGGTCAGAAGATCACCGCGGACATTTCCGAAGGTAAAGTCGTCTTTAAATAA
- a CDS encoding Fpg/Nei family DNA glycosylase, protein MPELPELEVLQRRLLCRIKGKEVEQMCILKPYVLKNYFTRKLAGEKIENIKRRGKYLVIELTEHKIILHLMLRGSIRFLEVPEKIRGSAALVLKFTDGSLLEVSERGHKKRVSVHILAGNESTARLQSLGAEPLASDFTEGLFKELLLKSRQHLKTFLRNQSLIAGIGNAYADEILWHARLSPFKNTVHLDDREAKRLYCAVREVLKRAIREIEKRGGSEKRDFLKIHGRKGFACPRCGEDIQTISYSDSETYYCAKCQTGGRKLKDRRLSKFYR, encoded by the coding sequence ATGCCCGAACTGCCTGAACTTGAGGTTTTACAGAGGCGTCTTCTTTGTCGGATAAAGGGCAAAGAAGTCGAACAGATGTGTATATTAAAACCCTATGTGTTGAAAAATTACTTTACGCGGAAACTTGCCGGTGAAAAGATCGAGAACATCAAAAGAAGGGGTAAGTATCTTGTAATCGAGTTGACCGAACATAAAATCATCCTGCATCTGATGCTGAGGGGTTCTATTCGTTTTCTGGAGGTTCCTGAAAAAATCAGGGGTTCGGCGGCATTGGTTTTAAAATTCACCGATGGTTCGTTGCTGGAAGTGAGCGAAAGAGGTCATAAAAAGCGGGTCTCGGTTCATATCCTTGCCGGGAATGAATCGACGGCACGACTGCAGTCTCTCGGTGCAGAACCTCTGGCTTCGGACTTTACAGAAGGGCTGTTCAAAGAACTGCTTCTTAAATCGAGACAACACCTTAAGACGTTCCTTCGCAACCAGTCATTGATTGCAGGTATTGGAAACGCCTATGCCGATGAGATATTGTGGCATGCCCGATTGTCTCCGTTCAAGAATACAGTACACCTTGATGACAGGGAGGCGAAAAGGTTGTATTGTGCGGTTCGTGAAGTTTTGAAACGGGCAATCAGGGAGATAGAGAAGAGAGGGGGGTCGGAGAAGAGGGATTTTTTGAAGATACACGGTCGCAAGGGGTTTGCCTGTCCGCGCTGCGGTGAAGATATTCAGACCATCAGTTATTCTGACAGTGAAACATACTACTGTGCGAAGTGTCAGACCGGGGGCAGAAAATTAAAGGACAGACGACTCTCAAAGTTCTATCGGTGA
- a CDS encoding DUF3795 domain-containing protein, with protein MNYEQEKKMHISFCGSYCHMCDWHTGKIKKTAKAALDMINEFNGFGRLLKDKVDVENLKKGLEILADSSICSGCKAETGADARCAIRKCCSAKGYDLCNECPEFPCDTLKNNPGVIKWHCLENLEEIKKNGLEDWIAKQWTEYIAGMT; from the coding sequence ATGAATTACGAACAGGAAAAAAAGATGCACATTTCATTTTGCGGGTCATATTGTCATATGTGTGACTGGCATACAGGTAAAATAAAGAAGACTGCAAAAGCCGCCCTTGATATGATAAACGAATTCAATGGTTTCGGCAGGTTATTGAAGGACAAAGTCGATGTCGAAAACTTGAAGAAGGGATTGGAGATTCTCGCTGATTCAAGTATATGCTCGGGATGCAAGGCGGAGACCGGAGCTGATGCACGGTGCGCCATAAGAAAGTGCTGTTCAGCAAAAGGATATGATTTATGCAATGAATGTCCGGAATTTCCCTGTGATACATTGAAGAACAATCCCGGGGTGATCAAGTGGCACTGCCTTGAGAATCTTGAGGAGATAAAGAAGAACGGACTTGAGGATTGGATTGCAAAGCAGTGGACAGAGTACATAGCAGGTATGACATAG
- a CDS encoding RNA 3'-terminal phosphate cyclase — protein MIQLDGGYLEGGGQILRTGIALSAVTRQAVRVFNIRKGREKPGLRPQHLQGIIAAAEICGADVSGLHPGALEVDFSPRKIKGGRYSIDTKTAGSVSLILQTLIPMVFFADSPFELIIRGGTAVPFSPTIEYLKKVGGYFLGLTGISLNIEIKRHGFYPGGGGEIFVKVEIGGVRNIEKVERGAFEKIGLIAVASNHLKEARVAERMISGFTRILSDVDADFRYVDTRTPGCFIVAYACFADSILGADELGRPGKRAELVGEGAARSLKKEIDSGAAVDSWMVDQIIPYMALSTYLTDRESKVKIPLMTKHAETNIWVVEKFLPVEFTLQENIVICRKKISDDG, from the coding sequence ATGATTCAACTCGACGGCGGCTATTTAGAAGGCGGCGGACAGATTCTCAGAACAGGGATCGCCCTGTCGGCGGTGACCCGTCAGGCGGTGCGTGTTTTTAATATAAGGAAAGGACGGGAAAAACCCGGTTTACGACCCCAGCACCTGCAGGGGATTATTGCAGCCGCTGAGATATGCGGAGCGGATGTGAGTGGTCTGCACCCGGGTGCCCTCGAGGTCGATTTTTCTCCCAGAAAGATAAAGGGGGGAAGGTATTCCATCGATACAAAGACCGCAGGTTCTGTCTCTTTGATCCTTCAAACATTGATACCGATGGTCTTTTTTGCAGACTCCCCTTTTGAGTTGATAATCCGTGGTGGAACCGCTGTTCCTTTCAGTCCCACGATAGAGTATTTAAAAAAAGTCGGCGGCTATTTTTTGGGACTCACCGGTATTTCTCTGAACATTGAAATAAAACGTCACGGATTCTATCCTGGAGGCGGTGGTGAAATTTTCGTAAAGGTTGAAATCGGCGGCGTGAGGAATATAGAAAAGGTTGAACGCGGCGCATTTGAGAAGATCGGGCTTATCGCCGTGGCTTCCAATCACCTGAAAGAAGCACGGGTTGCAGAGAGGATGATCTCCGGTTTTACCCGGATTTTGTCTGATGTTGATGCTGATTTCAGGTATGTGGACACACGGACCCCGGGTTGTTTCATCGTCGCTTATGCCTGTTTCGCCGATTCGATACTGGGCGCCGATGAATTGGGCCGGCCCGGTAAGAGGGCGGAGCTGGTCGGTGAGGGTGCGGCGCGGTCATTGAAAAAAGAGATTGATTCGGGTGCAGCCGTGGATTCCTGGATGGTGGATCAGATAATTCCTTATATGGCGTTGAGCACGTACCTCACGGACAGGGAGTCGAAGGTAAAGATTCCTTTGATGACGAAGCATGCGGAAACCAATATCTGGGTTGTCGAAAAATTCTTACCTGTCGAGTTCACGCTGCAGGAAAATATTGTCATCTGCCGCAAAAAAATATCTGACGATGGGTAA